Proteins from one Cicer arietinum cultivar CDC Frontier isolate Library 1 chromosome 3, Cicar.CDCFrontier_v2.0, whole genome shotgun sequence genomic window:
- the LOC140919657 gene encoding uncharacterized protein: protein MFLIKYFPEDICNREEMEFVKLEQGNMSVAKYAAKFEELSRYYPLYVGEAGENSKCIKFEMGLRIYDEDSRAEKASYRNTGTMKDKRPMHHNRGKPYSFPPSKSLEKELVVVTEKEMEIVIVMGVVEETPNGRGVSNINSKNRSQVSSNNNGNNGDPATPIRCHRCGKQGHMEYECRDAGITCFNCQQQGHISTTCPYPRKTPQPGNQNSQASRPKSNGRVFALSGSGAFEKDNLIQEKVVIRDVPIVCEFPEVFPEDVTSLPPEREIEFSIDLVPVRLTKTAFRTRYGDYEYLVMPFGVTNAPVVFMDYMNRIFHPYLDSFVVVFIDDILVYSKTKEEHGEHLRIVLQTLKEKQLFTKLSKCEFWLEEVSFLGHVISKCGIAVDPAKVHRRIFQVGLTFN from the exons ATGTTTCTAATTAAGTATTTCCCTGAAGATATCTGTAATAGAGAGGAGATGgaatttgttaaattggaaCAAGGAAATATGTCAGTAGCGAAGTATGCTGCTAAGTTCGAGGAATTATCTAGGTACTATCCACTCTATGTTGGAGAGGCAGGAGAAAATTCTAAGTGCATCAAGTTTGAAATGGGACTCAG GATTTATGATGAGGATAGTCGTGCTGAAAAGGCATCTTACAGAAACACTGGAACCATGAAGGACAAGAGGCCTATGCATCATAATAGAGGAAAACCTTACTCTTTTCCTCCTAGTAAATCT CTGGAAAAGGAGCTAGTAGTGGTAACCGAAAAAGAAATGGAAATAGTTATAGTTATGGGAGTGGTAGAGGAAACCCCCAATGGACGAGGAGTTAGTAACATAAATAGTAAGAACAGGAGTCAAGTCTCGAGCAACAACAATGGTAATAATGGTGATCCAGCTACTCCTATCCGATGTCACAGGTGTGGTAAGCAAGGTCACATGGAATATGAATGTAGAGATGCTGgaattacttgttttaattgtcaacaacaagGCCACATTAGCACAACATGCCCCTACCCAAGGAAGACTCCACAACCTGGAAACCAGAATTCCCAAGCCAGCCGACCTAAATCCAATGGAAGAGTCTTTGCCCTCAGTGGTTCAGGAGCGTTTGAGAAAGACAACTTGATCCAAG aaaaagtggTAATACGAGATGTTCCTATTGTGTGTGAATTCCCTGAAGTATTCCCTGAAGATGTCACTAGTTTACCACCAGAGCGTGAGATTGAGTTTAGCATTGACCTTGTACCAG TAAGATTGACTAAAACTGCCTTTAGAACCCGTTATGGCGATTATGAGTATTTGGTTATGCCTTTTGGTGTGACTAATGCACCAGTAGtgtttatggattacatgaacCGGATCTTTCACCCTTACCTAGACTCatttgtggttgtgtttatAGATGATATCTTGGTGTACTCTAAGACTAAGGAAGAGCATGGCGAACATTTAAGGATAGTTTTGCAAACCCTTAAAGAGAAACAATTATTTACCAAGTTgtctaagtgtgaattttggttagAGGAAGTAAGTTTCCTAGGACATGTAATTTCAAAATGTGGAATAGCCGTTGATCCTGCCAAG GTTCATAGAAGGATTTTCCAAGTTGGCCTTACCTTTAACTAA